The Meiothermus ruber DSM 1279 genome includes the window CAGCGCCAACCCCAGCTAAAATGAATCGAGAGGAGCACGTGACCCGCGAAGAGCTCAAAGCCCGCCTCATCCGCCCCATCGCGCGCGAACTGGCCGACGGCGCCCAGGATCGGGTGGTGGCCGGGGGCCTGGAAAAGCTGATTCAGAACCTGGGCCAGCCCTTCCCCGAGGTGGGGCGGCTGCTGGCCGGGTACCGCCAGATGGATGTCGAAACCCGCAAAGAGCAGCTGAAAAAAGCCCTCGAGCTGCTGGGGGGCCAGGTCGCCGAAAGTAGACCCCAGCGCCTCGAGCCCCCCCAAGCCGTGCCCGGTACCCGAAGCCCGGCGCTGGAGACCGTGTCCTTCGACACCCCGGTGGAAGCCCTGAACCTGGGGCCCGGCGGCAGAAAAAAGCTGGCCGAGCTGGGCATCCGGGCCCTGCGCGACCTGCTGCACCACTACCCCCGCCGCTACGAAGACCGGCGCACCCTGCAGAGCATCCGCGAGGTCGAGGACGGCGCTAAAGCCACAGTGGTGGGCAAGGTACTGAGCCGGGAGCTGGTCAAGACCCCCCGAAAGGGCCTGCAGCTGGTGCAGGTGCGCTTTATGGACGCCTGGGGCTGGAAGTTTACCGGCGTCTGGTTCAACCAGCCCTGGGTGCTCAAGCAGATGCCCGAGGGCGCCAGCCTCGTCCTGTCCGGGCGGGTGCAGAAGCGCGGGGGCGTTACCTCGCTGATGGTGGAGTACTTCGAGGACGAAGGCGGCGAGTCGCTCTCCACCGGGCGCATCGTGCCGGTCTACCCCGCCAAGGAAGGCATTGGACAGGCTTTTTTGCGGCGGGCAGCCTGGCGGGCCCTCGAGGCCTTCCAAACCATACCCGACCCCCTCGAGCCCTACTTAAAGCAAGCATCGCTGATGCCGCTGGACAGGGCCTTGCGGCAGGCCCACTTCCCCAGCTCGGAAGAACAGCTCGAGCAGGCCCTCCAGCGCCTCAAGTTCGACGAGTTTTTGCTCTTGGAGCTCAAGGTGATGATCGAGTCCGGGGGCTCGGCGCTTCTGGGCCGGGTCTTCCGGGTTACCCCCGAGATGCTCGAGCGCTTCCGCGCCGCCCTGCCGTTTACCCTGACGGGTGCGCAGGAACGGGTGCTCTCGGAAATCCTGGCCGATATGCAGTCCGAGCGGCAGATGGCCCGGCTGGTGCAGGGCGATGTGGGCTCGGGCAAGACCGCGGTGGCCGCCGCCGCGCTCTTTGTGGCGGCCCAGAACGGGGCCCAGGGGGCTCTGATGGCCCCTACCGAAATTCTAGCCAAGCAGCACTTCGAGAACCTCACCCGCTACCTCTACCCGCTGGGGGTCTCGGTGGATTTGCTGGTGGGCTCCATGTCGAATGGCGAGAAAAGGAGCGTGCTGGAGCGGCTCAAAAGCGGCCAGACCCAGGTGGTGGTGGGCACCCATGCCCTCATCCAGGATGGGGTGGCCTTCCATGACCTGGGCCTGGCGGTGATCGACGAGGAGCACCGCTTCGGCGTGATGCAGCGCCGCCGGCTGCTGGGCCAGCGCCCCGACGTGCTGGTGATGTCGGCCACCCCCATCCCGCGCTCGCTGGCCCTCACCCTCTACGGCGACCTCGAGGTCTCCCAGATCGACGAACTCCCCCCCGGCCGCACCCCCGTCCGCACCAAAATCCTCACCCAGAAAACCCGCACCCAGGCCTACGCCTTTGCCCGGCAGGAGATAAAAAAGGGCCACCAGGTCTTTGTGGTCACCCCCATGATCGAAGAGGGCGAGTCGGAGGCCACCGCCGAACTGGCCGCGGCCACCCGGCTGCGCGAGGAGCTGGAAATTCTTCTTCCCGACGTGCGCATCGACCTGCTGCACGGCAAGATGAAGGCCGAGGAAAAGGACGCGGTCATGGAGCGCTTCAAACAAGGGGCTTTCGACCTTTTGGTCTCGACCACCGTGATTGAAGTGGGGGTGGATATTCCCCAGGCCACCGTGATGATCATCGAAAACGCTGAGCGCTTCGGGCTGGCCCAGTTGCACCAGTTGCGCGGGCGGGTGGGGCGGGGGGGGCTGGAATCCTACTGCGTCCTGATTGCTGGCGAAACCTCCAAGCGCACCCTCGAGCGCCTGCGGGTCATCGAGGAATCCACCGACGGCTTCTACATCGCCGAGCAAGACCTCCGGCTGCGCGGCCCCGGCGAGCTGCGGGGAACCCGCCAGTCGGGCATGCCCGACCTGCGGCTGGGCGACCTGGCCTCCGACCAGGCCATCATCGAGCAAAGCCGGGCCCTAGCCAAAGCCATCCTGGAGGCCGACCCCTACCTCGAGCAGCCCGAGCACGCCCTCTTGAAGCGCGAACTCCAGGCCCGGGCCGAGGCCATTGGCTTCCGCGAGGTGATTTAGATGGGGTTCGGCAGGCCCCGGCGTTTTGCAGTAGCATAAAGCCATGTCCCTGGAATGGGCCTTAGGGGTGCTGGTTCTGCTGGCGCTGGTCGCCCTGACCTTCTTTCAGCTAGGGCGCCTGAGCCAGCCTTCGAACCCTACACAACAGCCTCGAAAGCGGCCCCGCCACCCCTCGGTGTTTGTGGATATGGACGACAACCCCCCCATGGAGATCGATTTTGAGGCCGGCATCCGCGCCAATCAATCTTCCAGCCGCAAGCACCCCAGCCGCGACGAGGCTTCCAGCTGACCACCCCCTGACCAATCCGGGCTAGCTTGGCCTTGTGGAAGGGCTTATGTCGCTGCTGCTGCTTCTGGTGGTCGCCATACCCACCCTGGTGCTGTTATGGCGGGGGGTTCTCGAGGGCGCCCCGGCCGACGAGGCCCTGGAGTAAATCAGCCCTTCCAGGCTGCGGCAATTGCGTTCCCTACAGCACGTCGCAGCTCAGCAATGCCGGTTTCTTTGCGCCGGCTGGGATGCACCCGGTTGGTGAGCAAAACCCAGGCATAGCCCCGCTCAAAATCCATCCAGACCCCGGTTCCGGTAAAGCCGGTGTGCCCCAAGGTCTGGCAGCTGCACAGACTGCCCCCGCTGTAGGAAGGGGTGGGTATCAGCCAGCCCAGGGCCCGCTCGGCATGCTGCGGGCGCCGCATCTCCGCCAGCGCTGCCGGGGAGAGCACCTCGCCCTTCATCAACCGGTGGACGTAGGCCAGAACCCCCTTCAAGCTGCCAAAAAGCCCGGCGTGCCCGGTGGCTCCACCCAGGGCAAAGCAGTTTTCGTCGTGAACCTCACCCTGCAAGACCCGCCCGCGCCAGGGGTCGTGCTCGGTCGCGGCACACTGCTCGGGGTTTGGGGGGTTGAAGACCAGGCCCTCCGAAAGAGTAAAAACATCCAAGCCCTTACCCCTTAAGCGCTCCAGCACCAGCCCCAACAGGATGTAGCCGATATCGGAATACACATGCGCGCCCACCGGCCCCACTTCCCAGCGGTGCTGCAAAACCCGGTGCTTAAGGGTGTGGGCCTCCCCGCCCCAGGTATAAACGGCCTCCCAGGCCGGCAGCCCGGCCACATGCGTTAGCAACTGCCTTAGGGTACGGCTGGGCAGCTCGCTACCCTGCATCCAGGCCAGCTCGGGCAGGCAGCTCGAGAGCGGGTCGTCCAGGTCGGCCAGCCCCTCCTCCACCAGATGCAGTATTTGCGGCACGGTAAAGAGTACCTTGGTCAGGCTGGCCAGGTCAAAGAGGGTATCGGGGTCAACCGGCGCTGGCTTCTGCAGGTGCTTGACCCCGCTGCAAAACATCTCCGAGGAGCCATCCAAACCCACCACGCCCAAAGCAACCCCCGGTATTCGCCCCGATTCAACCGCCCCCTGAACGATCTGCGAAGCCTTTTTTAGCATGGCCTCCCCAGTCTATACCGCTCGCCCAGGCAGCAGCGGTAGAGTCTAGGGTATGCGCGTTTTGGGTTTGATGTCCGGCACCTCGGTGGACGCGGTGGATCTGGTGCTGGCCGAGTTGGCGGGTCGGCCGCCAAAGCTCGACTGGCGGGTGCTTCGCCACAAAGAAGCCCCTTTCCCAGCCGAGCTGCGCGCCCAGATTATCCGCACCCTGAAGTCGCAGACCACGACCCGCGAGCTGGCCCTCTTGCACCATGCTCTGGGCCGCTTTTATGCGGAGGTAGCTACCGATTTCAAGGGCCAGGTAGACCTGGTGGCCTCGCACGGCCAGACCGTCTGGCACGAACCCCCCCACGCCACCTTGCAACTGGGCGAACCGGCCTATCTGGCCGAAGCCCTGGGCGTACCGGTGGTCTCGGATTTTCGCCCCTCCGACCTGGCCCTAGGCGGGGAGGGTGCACCCTTTGTGCCCTACGCCGACCTGCTGCTCTACGGAGAAAAAGGGGTTCGCCGGGCCATTCACAACATCGGGGGCATCTCCAACCTGACCTACCTGCCCGCCGACCTGAATCCCAGCAAGGTGCTGGCCTTCGACACCGGGCCTGGCAACGCCCTGCTCGACGAAGCTGCTGGCCGACTGGGCCTGAACCAGGACACAGGCGGCAAAATTGCGGCTTCGGGCAAAGTAGATACGCTGCTGGTAGAGCGCTGGCTGGCCCATCCCTACTTCGACCGCAAACCGCCCAAATCCACGGGGCGCGAGCTCTGGAACCTGGAGACGCTGGACGAGGATGCAGCCTTACCCCCCCAAAACCTGCTGGCCACCCTGACCGAGTTCACCGCGCGTTCCATCGCCAAAGCCTACCAGGACTTTGTGCTACCCCTGGGGCTCGACGAAATCTGGGCAGCCGGCGGCGGGGCCTACAACGCCACCCTTATGCAGCATCTCAAGCGGCTTTTACCGGTTCCCGTGTATACCTTCGAGGAAAAGGGCTTCGACTCCAAGCACCGCGAGGCCCTTTGTTTTGCGGTGCTGGGGTATCTGCGCCACCTCGAGCTGCCCAACATCCTGCAGCAAGTTACAGGGGCGAGCCAGAGCGCCATCGCGGGCAAGATCACCCGGCCCTCTACCCGCCACGCTGGGCTGGCTTGATGGCGGGGCCTCGAGTACCATAATAGGCCTATGGCAGACCTGTACCACATCGGCTTCGGGCCCGAAGATCTGGGCGATCACCGCCCCACCCTGGCCATTCTGAGCGGCGACCCCAACCGCGCAACCCAGATAGCCCAGACCAAGCTCAGCCAGGTCAAAACCCTCTCGGAAAACCGAGGCTTGAACAGCTACCTCGGTTTTTTGCCCAACG containing:
- the recG gene encoding ATP-dependent DNA helicase RecG codes for the protein MNREEHVTREELKARLIRPIARELADGAQDRVVAGGLEKLIQNLGQPFPEVGRLLAGYRQMDVETRKEQLKKALELLGGQVAESRPQRLEPPQAVPGTRSPALETVSFDTPVEALNLGPGGRKKLAELGIRALRDLLHHYPRRYEDRRTLQSIREVEDGAKATVVGKVLSRELVKTPRKGLQLVQVRFMDAWGWKFTGVWFNQPWVLKQMPEGASLVLSGRVQKRGGVTSLMVEYFEDEGGESLSTGRIVPVYPAKEGIGQAFLRRAAWRALEAFQTIPDPLEPYLKQASLMPLDRALRQAHFPSSEEQLEQALQRLKFDEFLLLELKVMIESGGSALLGRVFRVTPEMLERFRAALPFTLTGAQERVLSEILADMQSERQMARLVQGDVGSGKTAVAAAALFVAAQNGAQGALMAPTEILAKQHFENLTRYLYPLGVSVDLLVGSMSNGEKRSVLERLKSGQTQVVVGTHALIQDGVAFHDLGLAVIDEEHRFGVMQRRRLLGQRPDVLVMSATPIPRSLALTLYGDLEVSQIDELPPGRTPVRTKILTQKTRTQAYAFARQEIKKGHQVFVVTPMIEEGESEATAELAAATRLREELEILLPDVRIDLLHGKMKAEEKDAVMERFKQGAFDLLVSTTVIEVGVDIPQATVMIIENAERFGLAQLHQLRGRVGRGGLESYCVLIAGETSKRTLERLRVIEESTDGFYIAEQDLRLRGPGELRGTRQSGMPDLRLGDLASDQAIIEQSRALAKAILEADPYLEQPEHALLKRELQARAEAIGFREVI
- a CDS encoding serine hydrolase domain-containing protein gives rise to the protein MLKKASQIVQGAVESGRIPGVALGVVGLDGSSEMFCSGVKHLQKPAPVDPDTLFDLASLTKVLFTVPQILHLVEEGLADLDDPLSSCLPELAWMQGSELPSRTLRQLLTHVAGLPAWEAVYTWGGEAHTLKHRVLQHRWEVGPVGAHVYSDIGYILLGLVLERLRGKGLDVFTLSEGLVFNPPNPEQCAATEHDPWRGRVLQGEVHDENCFALGGATGHAGLFGSLKGVLAYVHRLMKGEVLSPAALAEMRRPQHAERALGWLIPTPSYSGGSLCSCQTLGHTGFTGTGVWMDFERGYAWVLLTNRVHPSRRKETGIAELRRAVGNAIAAAWKG
- a CDS encoding anhydro-N-acetylmuramic acid kinase — its product is MRVLGLMSGTSVDAVDLVLAELAGRPPKLDWRVLRHKEAPFPAELRAQIIRTLKSQTTTRELALLHHALGRFYAEVATDFKGQVDLVASHGQTVWHEPPHATLQLGEPAYLAEALGVPVVSDFRPSDLALGGEGAPFVPYADLLLYGEKGVRRAIHNIGGISNLTYLPADLNPSKVLAFDTGPGNALLDEAAGRLGLNQDTGGKIAASGKVDTLLVERWLAHPYFDRKPPKSTGRELWNLETLDEDAALPPQNLLATLTEFTARSIAKAYQDFVLPLGLDEIWAAGGGAYNATLMQHLKRLLPVPVYTFEEKGFDSKHREALCFAVLGYLRHLELPNILQQVTGASQSAIAGKITRPSTRHAGLA